One Oryza sativa Japonica Group chromosome 8, ASM3414082v1 DNA window includes the following coding sequences:
- the LOC112939832 gene encoding uncharacterized protein, whose translation MGCSSSRDVRGGAAKPPAVAAPAAESRRHSLRPSRTALVLTSLAFCRGRRDDAVHAYSSLPLEEPPAKGAHVSVDFDFRALPGEEDAKRGLKAALEDAAPARRCASFNASSPPAAAKEAEVRALPGFDQGIMSGLRGIVAAEPSRSPERENPTTPKASEEEAAAAAAAFDDMGTPAARDIPEVTGFVRARVDEFHEKIEKKKKAAKAADEEALDVAPPPPRRPERVTKASAVVVVYFTSLRGVRRTFEDGRAVRAILRGHRVRVDERDVSMHAAFRAELRGLLGDGFAGPPPLPRVFVGNGRHDLGVDSKIWSFHS comes from the coding sequence ATGGGTTGCTCGAGCTCGAGGGacgtgcgcggcggcgcggcgaagccaccggcggtggcggctccggcggcggagagccgGCGGCATAGCCTGCGGCCGTCGCGCACCGCCTTGGTTCTCACCTCCCTCGCCTtctgccgcggccgccgcgacgacgcCGTGCACGCGTACTCCAGCCTGCCGCTGGAAGAGCCGCCGGCGAAGGGCGCCCATGTCTCCGTCGACTTCGACTTCCGCGCGCTCCCCGGAGAAGAGGATGCTAAGCGTGGGCTCAAGGCTGCCCTCGAGGACGCCGCGCCGGCGCGACGGTGCGCGTCTTTCaacgcgtcctcgccgccggcggcggcgaaggaggcagAGGTGCGGGCTTTACCTGGTTTTGACCAGGGAATCATGTCCGGCCTCCGGGGCATCGTGGCGGCGGAGCCCTCGCGGTCGCCGGAGCGGGAGAATCCGACGACGCCGAAGgcgagcgaggaggaggcggcggcggcggcggcggcgttcgacGACATGGGCACACCGGCGGCTCGCGACATCCCGGAGGTGACGGGCttcgtgcgcgcgcgcgtcgaCGAGTTCCACGAGAAgatagagaagaagaagaaggcggccAAGGCGGCCGATGAAGAAGCCCTcgacgtcgcgccgccgcccccgcggcggccggagcgcgTGACGAAGGCAtccgccgtggtggtggtgtacTTCACCAGCCTCCGCGGCGTCCGCCGGACGTTCGAGGACGGCCGCGCCGTGCGCGCCATCCTGCGCGGCCACCGCGTGCGCGTCGACGAGCGCGACGTGTCCATGCACGCCGCCTTCCGGGCGGAGCtccgcggcctcctcggcgacgGCTTCGCCGGGCCACCACCGCTCCCGCGCGTGTTCGTCGGCAACGGCCGCCACGACCTCGGCGTGGATTCAAAAATCTGGTCCTTTCACTCTTGA
- the LOC4344774 gene encoding DNA-directed RNA polymerases IV and V subunit 2: MEDPEITGQQSPNATSIVTDLMDLDDIIVEGNEVQFAMDVDLRAIPSLKDGGHTDPLVQIPGDMSHMDVDLRVIPSLKDGGHADPPVQVPVDKRIASLEKLCKEASRSFFRETRLVSHQINSYNDFVSHGLQKMFDSLDEVTVEPDYDPSKKVGPWRHATIKFGRVELEEPVFWVDNCDLDVETLKLKPKHARLQKMTYSSKMKVEMTVQVYSLHKSDKAKTGEDPYIQRKDIMKETKWVTIGKLPVMVKSNLCWLHKLQESECEYDFGGYFLIKGMEKVFVAEEQRCLSRIWINDSPTWEACYQRSQIRREKISIKPVQSNDGFRKVINLYFLGATIPIWIMFFALGVSSDKEAFDIIDIQECDASMANIISATITESHEQCEGFQREGRASEYIDKLIRNTKFPPKGSFDEYIGRHMFPDVSGNRSKALFLGYMVRCLLLASSGNRKSDNRDDFRNKRLDLACELLQRELWVHIMHAQKRMVKVMQRHLSGDGDLQPLECYVHASIVTNGLNRAFSTGSWCHPFNKRERCSGIVATLRRTNPLQMMSDMRKTRQWVAYAGKAGDARYPNPSYWGKLCFLSTPDGEKCGFVKNLAITAIVSCLAREPSVDALVSCGMKKLDELLLQEISGKDRIFLNGNLVGVCADSVEFVLHLRSMRRRKQIDAQVEIKRDKQNKEVRIFSDPGRILRPLLIVENLRNIMNRKNGSYSFQELMDQNIIELIGVEEEEDIRCAYGIRHLFAGDEEKNFSFYTHCELDPSFLLGLSCSIIPFANHDTAKRILMQAEKISQQAIGYSTTNPLFRVDTHSHQLYYPQRPLFKTVAADCLGKRDYTSGSKHDFARPEYFNGQNAIVSISVHQGFNQEDSLVLNRASLERGMFRTQHFKSYKALIENKEITKRLKHKENINFGKTPSKKGLVDSLDIDGLPYIGASLQSNDIIIGKVSDSGEDHSIKLLHTEKGIVEKVVLSATDDGTNSAFVTLRQTRSPRIGDKFASMHGQKGVIGFLDSQENFPFTHQGIVPDIVINPHGFPTRQTPGQLLEAALGKGIALGGATRYATPFTSPSVEVITEQLHKAGFSRWGGESVINGRTGERAASPVFTGPTFYQRLHHMAEDKVKFRNTGPVHPLTRQPVEDRRRYGGVKFGEMERDCLLAHGAAANLHERLFLLSDVSRLHVCRRCQRAAVVVSPAVAADGGGGRKVRGPYCRFCRSAEEVVRVSVPYGAKILYQELFSMGICLKFDTELI, translated from the exons ATGGAAGATCCTGAAATTACTGGTCAGCAGTCACCAAATGCCACAAGTATTGTGACGGATCTCATGGATTTGGATGACATTATTGTTGAGGGCAATGAGGTACAGTTTGCTATGGATGTGGATTTGAGAGCAATACCATCTCTGAAAGATGGAGGGCACACAGACCCACTGGTACAAATCCCAGGTGACATGTCTCATATGGATGTGGATTTGAGAGTGATACCATCTCTGAAAGATGGAGGGCATGCAGACCCACCAGTACAAGTCCCAGTTGACAAGAGGATTGCAAGCCTAGAGAAGCTCTGTAAAGAAGCATCAAGATCATTTTTCAGGGAAACTAGGCTAGTTAGCCATCAGATAAACTCCTACAATGATTTTGTCTCTCATGGGCTCCAAAAGATGTTTGATTCTCTCGATGAAGTTACTGTCGAGCCTGACTATGATCCTTCAAAGAAAGTAGGCCCCTGGAGGCACGCGACCATCAAGTTTGGTCGAGTGGAGCTTGAGGAGCCGGTGTTTTGGGTCGACAACTGTGATCTTGATGTGGAAACACTCAAACTGAAGCCTAAACATGCTCGCCTCCAGAAGATGACATACTCTTCAAAGATGAAAGTAGAAATGACTGTTCAG GTCTATTCACTCCACAAAAGCGACAAAGCTAAAACTGGCGAGGACCCATATATACAAAGAAAAGATATAATGAAAGAGACTAAATGGGTCACTATTGGCAAGTTACCTGTCATGGTGAAGTCAAATTTGTGCTGGCTGCATAAACTTCAGGAAAGCGAATGCGAGTATGATTTTGGTGGATATTTTCTTATCAAGGGAATGGAAAAG GTATTCGTTGCTGAAGAGCAGAGATGCCTCTCCAGGATTTGGATCAATGACAGCCCCACCTGGGAGGCTTGTTACCAACGGTCTCAAATCCGACGAGAAAAGATCTCTATAAAACCTGTTCAGTCTAATGATGGTTTCAGAAAAGTCATTAACCTGTACTTTTTGGGTGCAACTATACCAATCTGGATAATGTTTTTTGCACTAGGTGTATCATCAGACAAAGAAGCTTTTGATATTATTGACATACAAGAATGTGATGCTTCCATGGCCAACATAATATCAGCTACTATAactgaatctcatgagcagtgCGAAGGCTTTCAGAGAGAAGGGAGAGCCAGTGAATATATTGATAAGTTGATCAGGAATACAAAGTTTCCACCAAAAGGATCCTTTGATGAGTATATTGGTAGGCATATGTTTCCTGATGTTAGTGGGAATAGGAGCAAAGCACTCTTCTTGGGATACATGGTGAGATGTCTTCTATTGGCTTCCTCTGGCAATCGGAAGAGTGATAATAGGGATGATTTCCGCAACAAGAGGCTGGATTTGGCATGTGAATTGCTCCAGAGAGAGCTATGGGTACATATTATGCATGCCCAGAAACGTATGGTCAAGGTCATGCAGAGACATTTGAGTGGTGATGGTGACCTACAACCTCTTGAGTGTTATGTCCATGCATCAATTGTTACCAATGGTCTCAACCGTGCCTTCTCCACTGGTTCCTGGTGCCATCCATTTAATAAAAGAGAGAGGTGTTCAGGGATTGTTGCAACCCTTAGGAGAACAAATCCTCTTCAAATGATGTCTGACATGAGGAAGACACGACAATGGGTTGCATATGCTGGAAAGGCTGGAGATGCTAGATATCC GAATCCATCATATTGGGGAAAGCTATGTTTCTTGTCCACTCCTGATGGTGAAAAGTGTGGATTTGTGAAAAATCTTGCCATTACTGCTATCGTTAGTTGTTTGGCAAGGGAGCCCTCGGTTGACGCACTTGTTTCTTGTGGGATGAAGAAACTGGATGAACTGCTTCTACAAGAGATCAGCGGGAAAGACAGAATCTTCTTGAATGGAAACTTGGTTGGAGTTTGTGCAGACTCAGTCGAGTTTGTTTTGCACTTAAGGAGCATGAGACGCAGGAAGCAAATTGATGCACAG GTGGAGATCAAAAGGGACAAGCAAAACAAAGAAGTTCGTATATTTTCCGATCCAGGAAGGATTCTAAGACCTCTTCTTATTGTCGAAAATCTACGAAACATCATGAATCGAAAGAATGGATCATACTCCTTCCAGGAACTTATGGATCAAAATATAATTGAGCTGATTGGTGTTGAAGAAGAGGAGGATATCCGGTGTGCTTATGGAATTAGGCATCTCTTTGCAGGGGACGAAGAAAAGAATTTCTCATTCTATACTCATTGTGAACTTGACCCTTCTTTCTTGCTAGGATTGAGTTGCAGTATCATTCCCTTTGCCAACCATGATACTGCTAAGAGAATTCTAATGCAAGCTGAAAAGATATCGCAACAGGCTATTGGCTACTCCACTACGAATCCTCTCTTTAGAGTTGATACACATTCCCATCAGCTCTATTATCCACAGAGACCTCTGTTCAAAACTGTAGCTGCTGATTGTCTTGGTAAGAGAGACTATACATCTGGAAGCAAACATGACTTTGCCAGACCAGAGTATTTCAATGGCCAAAATGCAATAGTCTCAATCAGTGTCCATCAGGGATTTAACCAAGAGGATTCTTTGGTATTGAATAGGGCCTCTTTAGAGCGTGGCATGTTTCGAACACAACATTTTAAGAGCTATAAAGCACTGATAGAAAACAAAGAGATCACCAAACGATTAAAACACAAGGAAAATATCAATTTTGGAAAAACTCCTAGCAAGAAAGGCCTGGTTGACAGTTTAGATATTGATGGCTTACCATATATTGGAGCAAGTCTTCAGAGTAATGACATTATCATTGGAAAGGTCTCAGACTCTGGTGAAGATCATAGCATCAAGCTGCTACATACTGAAAAAGGAATAGTGGAGAAGGTTGTTCTTTCAGCTACTGATGATGGGACAAATTCTGCGTTTGTTACTCTAAGACAG ACTCGCTCGCCACGCATTGGAGACAAGTTTGCCAGCATGCATGGCCAGAAAGGAGTCATTGGCTTCTTGGATTCCCAGGAGAACTTCCCTTTTACTCACCAAGGCATAGTTCCTGACATTGTGATCAATCCCCATGGCTTTCCAACTCGTCAGACTCCCGGCCAACTTCTTGAAGCTGCACTAGGCAAAGGAATCGCCCTCGGCGGTGCCACCCGGTATGCGACACCGTTCACAAGTCCATCTGTGGAAGTGATCACAGAGCAGCTGCACAA GGCTGGGTTCTCCAGGTGGGGAGGGGAGAGCGTGATCAACGGCCGCACCGGCGAGCGTGCGGCGTCGCCGGTGTTCACCGGACCGACGTTCTACCAGCGGCTCCACCACATGGCCGAGGACAAGGTCAAGTTCCGGAACACCGGCCCGGTGCACCCGCTGACGCGGCAGCCGGTGGAGGACCGCCGCCGGTACGGCGGCGTCAAGTTCGGCGAGATGGAGCGCGACTGCCTCCTcgcccacggcgccgccgccaacctccACGagcgcctcttcctcctcagCGACGTGTCGCGCCTCCACGTCTGCCGCCGATGccagcgcgccgccgtcgtcgtgtcgcccgccgtcgccgccgacggcggcggcggccggaaggTGAGGGGGCCGTACTGCAGGTTCTGCAggtcggcggaggaggtggtgagGGTGAGCGTGCCTTATGGCGCCAAGATCCTCTACCAGGAGCTCTTCTCCATGGGCATCTGCCTCAAGTTCGACACCGAGCTCATCTAG